A window of the Comamonas sp. Y33R10-2 genome harbors these coding sequences:
- a CDS encoding ABC transporter ATP-binding protein gives MIEVSQLVFEYPGHRALDGVSVSIGAGSVTALVGPNGAGKSTLMRCIAGLDQPLAGQIRVKGLSVEEQPREVHKHLGYLSDFYGLYDRLSVMRCLQYAALSMGVEASAAATRVQEVAAQLGLTDLLHRHPTELSRGQRQRVAIGQAIVHQPSVLLLDEPASGLDPDARSSLSQLFRQLQAQGMTLIVSSHILSELDEYCTHILSIRNGRIESHEALHNTNNANNASNVSSANQPAAQEAQTQLYALEVVMSPGADFEARLQQALQNITMQDFDITGSRPIQLWLPASPPERAAWLSRLVQAGIPVASLTPVRERLQDRYARTVQARTEAPQAGDNKEQA, from the coding sequence TTGATTGAAGTTTCACAACTGGTGTTTGAATACCCCGGCCACCGCGCACTCGACGGCGTGAGTGTCTCGATTGGCGCAGGCAGCGTCACCGCACTCGTCGGGCCCAATGGCGCAGGCAAATCCACGCTAATGCGCTGCATCGCAGGGCTGGATCAGCCGCTGGCGGGCCAAATCCGTGTCAAAGGCCTATCCGTCGAAGAGCAGCCGCGTGAGGTGCACAAACACCTTGGCTATCTGTCTGATTTTTACGGCCTGTACGACCGCCTGAGCGTAATGCGCTGCTTGCAGTACGCGGCCCTGTCTATGGGTGTGGAGGCCAGCGCTGCCGCGACGCGGGTGCAAGAAGTGGCCGCCCAACTAGGGCTGACGGATTTGCTGCACCGCCACCCCACCGAGCTGTCTCGCGGCCAGCGCCAGCGCGTAGCGATTGGGCAGGCGATTGTTCACCAGCCCAGCGTGCTGCTACTAGATGAACCGGCCAGCGGGCTAGACCCCGATGCACGCAGCAGCTTGTCGCAGCTGTTTCGCCAGCTGCAGGCGCAGGGCATGACGCTCATCGTCTCCAGCCACATCCTGAGCGAACTCGACGAGTACTGCACCCATATCCTGAGCATTCGCAACGGGCGCATTGAAAGCCATGAGGCACTGCACAACACGAATAACGCGAACAATGCGAGCAACGTCAGCAGCGCCAACCAGCCTGCCGCCCAAGAAGCACAAACCCAGCTTTATGCCCTAGAGGTTGTGATGTCGCCCGGCGCCGACTTTGAAGCGCGCTTGCAGCAAGCCCTGCAAAACATCACGATGCAGGACTTTGATATCACCGGCAGCCGCCCCATTCAGCTATGGCTACCCGCCTCGCCACCAGAGCGTGCAGCTTGGTTGAGCCGACTGGTACAGGCCGGCATTCCCGTTGCCTCTCTCACCCCCGTGCGCGAGCGGCTGCAAGACCGCTATGCCCGCACCGTGCAGGCCAGAACAGAAGCGCCCCAAGCTGGCGACAACAAGGAGCAAGCATGA
- the purE gene encoding 5-(carboxyamino)imidazole ribonucleotide mutase, with translation MNPIQVGVVMGSSSDWDTMQHAVAILEQFGISFEAKVVSAHRMPDDMFRFAEGAADRGIKAIIAGAGGAAHLPGMIAAKTTVPVLGVPVASRHLQGVDSLHSIVQMPKGIPVATFAIGTAGAANAALFAVALLANEDPALRAKLDAFRVEQTEAARNMTLPVNE, from the coding sequence ATGAACCCCATCCAAGTTGGCGTAGTCATGGGTTCCAGCAGTGACTGGGACACCATGCAACACGCAGTTGCCATCCTCGAGCAGTTCGGTATCTCTTTTGAGGCCAAGGTCGTATCGGCCCACCGCATGCCCGACGACATGTTCCGCTTTGCCGAAGGCGCAGCCGATCGCGGCATCAAAGCCATCATCGCTGGCGCTGGCGGCGCTGCCCACCTGCCCGGCATGATTGCCGCCAAGACCACCGTGCCCGTGCTGGGTGTGCCCGTGGCCAGCCGCCACCTGCAAGGTGTGGATTCGCTGCACTCCATCGTGCAAATGCCCAAGGGCATTCCTGTGGCCACATTCGCTATCGGCACAGCCGGCGCGGCCAACGCGGCGCTGTTTGCCGTGGCCCTGCTGGCCAATGAAGACCCAGCCCTGCGCGCCAAGCTCGATGCCTTCCGCGTGGAGCAGACCGAAGCCGCCCGTAATATGACGCTGCCGGTGAACGAATGA
- a CDS encoding 5-(carboxyamino)imidazole ribonucleotide synthase, whose product MSTANNNAVILPGATLGVLGGGQLGRMFAHSAQAMGYFTAVLDKDETSPAGLVSHHHIRTGYEDAQGLAELAQLCAAVTTEFENVPAGSLNKLAESLPVSPAGSAVAIAQDRPAEKAHFVKCGVPCAPYAVIETPAQLAAVNDALLPGILKTARMGYDGKGQIRVKTREELVKGWAELGNVACVLEKMLPLAHECSVIVARGRDGSIVNLPVQRNLHRDGILAVTEVYEGNLPAVQVEQAIAAAKSVAQGLNYVGVLCVEFFVLENGQLVVNEIAPRPHNSGHYSQNALDVSQFDLQVRCMTNLPLVQPRQHSATIMLNLLGDLWFKNGNAAAAPAWDQILALPGAHLHLYGKVDAKRARKMGHLNITAATPEKARETALKAAEILGIAPF is encoded by the coding sequence ATGAGCACCGCCAACAACAACGCCGTAATCCTGCCGGGAGCCACTCTCGGCGTGCTCGGCGGCGGCCAGCTAGGCCGCATGTTTGCGCACTCCGCGCAGGCCATGGGCTACTTCACCGCCGTGCTGGACAAAGACGAAACCAGCCCCGCCGGTTTGGTCAGCCACCACCACATCCGCACCGGTTACGAAGATGCGCAAGGCTTGGCAGAACTGGCCCAGCTGTGCGCCGCTGTGACCACTGAGTTTGAGAACGTGCCCGCCGGCAGCCTGAACAAGCTCGCTGAGAGCCTGCCCGTATCGCCCGCCGGCTCTGCGGTGGCGATTGCCCAAGATCGTCCTGCAGAGAAGGCCCACTTTGTGAAGTGCGGCGTGCCCTGCGCGCCTTACGCCGTGATCGAAACGCCTGCGCAACTGGCCGCCGTCAATGACGCGCTGCTGCCCGGCATCTTGAAGACGGCCCGCATGGGCTACGACGGCAAGGGCCAGATCCGCGTCAAAACCCGCGAAGAGCTGGTTAAAGGCTGGGCTGAGCTGGGCAACGTGGCCTGCGTGCTAGAAAAAATGCTACCGCTGGCACACGAATGCTCGGTCATCGTGGCGCGTGGTCGTGACGGCAGCATCGTCAACCTGCCCGTGCAGCGCAATCTGCACCGCGACGGTATTTTGGCCGTGACCGAGGTTTACGAAGGAAATCTGCCTGCAGTCCAAGTAGAACAAGCCATAGCCGCTGCAAAATCTGTAGCGCAAGGCCTGAACTACGTAGGCGTGCTATGCGTAGAGTTCTTTGTGCTGGAAAACGGCCAGCTCGTGGTCAACGAGATTGCACCGCGCCCGCACAACAGCGGCCACTACAGCCAAAACGCGCTGGATGTGTCGCAGTTCGACCTGCAAGTGCGCTGCATGACCAATCTGCCGCTGGTGCAACCGCGCCAGCACAGCGCCACCATCATGCTGAACCTGCTGGGCGACCTGTGGTTCAAGAATGGCAATGCAGCTGCGGCTCCGGCGTGGGACCAAATTCTGGCTCTGCCCGGCGCCCATCTGCACCTGTACGGCAAGGTCGATGCCAAGCGCGCCCGCAAGATGGGCCACTTGAACATCACTGCTGCCACGCCCGAAAAAGCGCGTGAAACCGCTTTGAAGGCCGCTGAAATTCTGGGCATCGCGCCCTTCTAA
- a CDS encoding L-threonylcarbamoyladenylate synthase — MILDGTLDASVQAAAAALQQGQLLGLPTETVYGLAADSDNDAAVAQIFTAKGRPANHPLIVHVADADAITRYAKQVPVFAQQLIDAFWPGPLTLILPRLPHAAKASTGGQNSVGLRCPSHPVAHAVLLACQQLTPPVWGVSAPSANKFGRVSPTTAEHVATEFGDDLLVLDGGACEVGIESTIIDCTRGVPVLLRPGSITRDDIERACGMKPLSKEELSVNTPRASGTLLAHYAPNAKVRLMDAKQLQSALDILGKDGKNIAVYHRSALKSASPAIHLRAMPQQALGTARELFGTLRDFDEIGAQLIWIETPPDTADWEGVRDRLQRAAAAG; from the coding sequence GTGATTTTGGATGGAACGCTGGACGCCTCGGTACAAGCTGCTGCTGCGGCCTTGCAACAAGGCCAACTGCTGGGCCTGCCCACCGAGACGGTTTACGGTCTGGCCGCAGATAGCGACAACGACGCTGCCGTGGCGCAGATCTTTACCGCCAAAGGCCGCCCGGCCAACCATCCACTCATCGTGCATGTGGCAGACGCTGACGCCATCACCCGCTATGCCAAGCAAGTACCGGTCTTTGCCCAGCAATTGATCGACGCTTTCTGGCCCGGCCCGCTGACCCTGATCCTGCCACGCCTGCCCCATGCCGCCAAGGCCTCCACCGGCGGCCAGAACAGCGTGGGCCTGCGCTGCCCCTCGCACCCGGTGGCGCATGCCGTGCTGCTGGCCTGCCAGCAGTTGACGCCGCCGGTGTGGGGCGTATCGGCCCCCAGCGCCAACAAGTTTGGCCGCGTCAGCCCCACCACGGCAGAGCATGTGGCCACCGAGTTTGGTGACGACCTGCTGGTGCTGGACGGCGGCGCTTGCGAAGTCGGCATTGAATCAACCATCATCGACTGCACGCGCGGCGTGCCCGTGCTGCTGCGCCCCGGCTCCATCACACGTGACGATATTGAACGCGCCTGCGGCATGAAGCCGCTCTCAAAAGAAGAGCTTTCAGTCAATACACCACGTGCATCTGGAACGCTTTTGGCACATTACGCACCCAATGCCAAGGTGCGTTTGATGGACGCCAAGCAGCTGCAATCCGCGCTCGATATTTTGGGCAAAGATGGCAAGAACATTGCCGTTTACCACCGCAGCGCGTTGAAGTCGGCATCCCCCGCCATTCATCTGCGCGCCATGCCCCAGCAGGCGCTTGGCACTGCCCGCGAGCTGTTTGGCACGCTGCGCGACTTTGACGAAATCGGCGCCCAACTGATCTGGATTGAAACCCCGCCCGACACCGCAGACTGGGAAGGCGTGCGCGACCGCTTGCAACGCGCAGCGGCCGCTGGCTGA
- a CDS encoding ABC transporter substrate-binding protein, which produces MATRRDALGKLLSISAASLGLAACSRSDQQASSESSTTAKNTKVVPFNYPDNPSFDLIYLADRLGYFEGSSTRPNYVGKVAAPQIIPLVGTGDIHFGARMVPLVISAIAAGADMKVIAAGSKTLQEAPHMKYFVRKDSGIRTPKDLEGKTIGFNSFGACAEFVSKTYFREHGADVTKINFLVVPDNQNEQAVLGRNVDLAIIHPPHSGGAEANPELLRLWSDYDLDRGLGGMSPYSVNGKFARENPQVVRDVVTAIAKAGNWVNTHTDEARQYTAERLGMDLKHVERYAYVDDQIITEPPIQYYIDILEREGKLKPGKVAVKDVYTNEYNIFAKGSVA; this is translated from the coding sequence ATGGCAACCCGTCGCGACGCGCTTGGCAAGCTTCTCTCCATCAGTGCTGCATCTTTAGGCTTGGCCGCTTGCTCCCGCTCCGATCAGCAAGCCAGCAGCGAGTCGAGCACCACCGCAAAAAACACCAAGGTCGTCCCCTTCAACTACCCGGACAACCCGTCATTCGACCTGATTTATCTGGCCGACCGACTGGGCTACTTTGAAGGCAGCTCCACCCGTCCCAACTACGTGGGCAAAGTGGCTGCGCCGCAAATTATTCCACTGGTAGGCACAGGCGACATTCACTTTGGCGCACGTATGGTGCCGCTGGTCATCTCCGCCATTGCCGCAGGTGCTGACATGAAGGTTATTGCCGCTGGCAGCAAGACACTGCAAGAAGCCCCGCACATGAAGTATTTTGTGCGCAAGGACTCTGGCATCCGCACCCCCAAAGACTTGGAAGGCAAGACCATCGGTTTCAACAGCTTTGGCGCTTGCGCTGAGTTTGTCTCCAAAACCTATTTCCGCGAACATGGGGCTGACGTCACCAAGATCAACTTCTTGGTCGTACCCGACAACCAAAACGAGCAGGCGGTGCTGGGCCGCAATGTCGATTTAGCCATCATCCACCCGCCCCATTCTGGCGGTGCAGAGGCCAACCCTGAGTTGCTGCGCCTGTGGAGCGACTACGACCTCGATCGCGGTCTGGGCGGTATGTCTCCGTATAGCGTGAACGGTAAATTTGCACGCGAGAACCCGCAAGTCGTGCGCGACGTGGTTACCGCCATTGCCAAAGCGGGCAACTGGGTCAACACCCACACCGATGAAGCTCGCCAGTACACAGCTGAACGGCTGGGCATGGATCTCAAGCATGTCGAGCGCTACGCCTATGTGGACGACCAAATCATCACCGAACCACCCATTCAGTACTACATCGACATTCTGGAGCGCGAAGGCAAGCTAAAGCCCGGCAAAGTCGCCGTCAAAGATGTGTACACCAACGAGTACAACATCTTCGCCAAAGGTTCTGTCGCATGA
- a CDS encoding ABC transporter ATP-binding protein, translated as MSQPTIKNAIKIQARNVGMDFAIADERGRKQQISALQDFNLDIRNGEFFTILGPSGCGKSTFLNVLAGLARKTSGSIHIDGQEASGINREQGVVFQGYALFPWRTVLENIEVGLEIRKVAKRERRETAEHFVNLVGLDGFGHRYPHELSGGMRQRVAIARSLAYSPSLLLMDEPFAALDAQTREILQSELLRIWEQQKTTIVFITHSLDEAIFLSDRIAVMTHRPGRIKATLDIPLARPRPAEVRHSAAFVQLREKTWEVLRDEVAFASGHHQQPLAPLLPTAPDFNLALRGFAI; from the coding sequence ATGAGCCAGCCCACGATCAAGAACGCCATCAAGATTCAAGCGCGGAATGTGGGCATGGATTTCGCCATTGCCGACGAGCGCGGTCGCAAGCAGCAAATCTCAGCGCTGCAAGACTTCAACCTCGACATTCGGAATGGCGAGTTTTTCACCATTTTGGGTCCCTCGGGCTGCGGAAAATCGACCTTTCTCAATGTGCTGGCCGGGCTGGCGCGCAAGACCAGCGGCAGCATCCACATTGACGGGCAAGAAGCCAGCGGCATCAACCGCGAGCAAGGAGTTGTCTTCCAAGGCTATGCGCTCTTTCCTTGGCGCACGGTGCTAGAGAACATCGAAGTCGGTTTAGAGATTCGCAAAGTCGCCAAACGCGAACGCCGAGAAACGGCCGAGCATTTTGTCAATCTGGTGGGGCTGGACGGCTTCGGCCACCGCTACCCGCATGAGCTGTCAGGCGGCATGCGCCAGCGCGTGGCTATTGCCCGCTCACTCGCATATTCGCCCAGCCTGCTGCTGATGGACGAGCCTTTTGCCGCACTAGATGCGCAAACGCGCGAGATTTTGCAGTCCGAATTGCTGCGCATTTGGGAGCAGCAAAAGACCACCATCGTCTTCATCACCCACAGCTTGGACGAGGCAATCTTCCTGTCTGACCGCATTGCCGTGATGACGCACCGCCCCGGTCGCATCAAAGCCACCCTAGACATACCGCTTGCGCGCCCGCGCCCTGCCGAGGTGCGCCATTCCGCCGCCTTTGTGCAATTGCGCGAAAAAACGTGGGAGGTACTGCGCGACGAGGTGGCTTTTGCCAGCGGCCACCACCAGCAACCGCTGGCACCGCTGCTACCCACCGCACCCGACTTCAATTTGGCCTTGCGAGGATTTGCCATATGA
- a CDS encoding ABC transporter permease produces the protein MSQLASPQTSSSTVSQPKQKFWVFSLLWLERTACVLLFFAIWEFLPRAGIVNSAFLSPPTDVVIAIADLIQSGQLNKHIAASLQRSLSGLLLAIVVGVGLGLLMGVVRRFEAFLDPLLQLFRQVSALALFPVFLLFFGIGETSKIAIIFWAAFWPVLLNTISGVKQVEKLLIHSALSMGASQRFIFFKVILPAAAPSIFTGIRLAGAYSITALVAAEMIGSHAGLGFLTLNSQEIFQIPSMYAGIVLLALLGLALNYVLALLEKRLTRWRSGLEFHE, from the coding sequence ATGAGCCAATTGGCCTCCCCCCAGACATCAAGCTCCACCGTGAGCCAACCCAAGCAAAAGTTTTGGGTTTTCAGCCTCCTATGGTTAGAGCGCACGGCTTGCGTGCTCCTATTTTTTGCGATTTGGGAGTTCTTGCCACGGGCGGGCATCGTCAACTCAGCCTTTCTCAGCCCACCCACAGATGTCGTCATCGCCATTGCCGATTTGATTCAAAGCGGCCAGCTCAACAAGCACATCGCAGCCAGCTTGCAGCGCTCGCTATCAGGCTTGTTGCTGGCGATTGTGGTGGGCGTAGGACTTGGGCTTTTAATGGGCGTGGTGCGGCGATTCGAGGCGTTTCTCGACCCCTTGCTTCAGCTCTTTCGACAGGTCTCGGCGCTGGCCTTGTTCCCGGTGTTTCTGCTGTTTTTCGGCATTGGTGAGACCTCCAAAATCGCCATCATTTTCTGGGCCGCTTTCTGGCCTGTGCTGCTCAACACCATCAGCGGTGTCAAGCAGGTTGAGAAACTGTTGATTCACTCGGCCCTGTCTATGGGAGCCTCTCAGCGCTTCATTTTTTTCAAAGTCATCTTGCCTGCAGCAGCGCCCTCCATCTTTACAGGCATACGTTTGGCTGGGGCCTATTCCATCACCGCTTTGGTGGCTGCTGAGATGATTGGATCACACGCGGGCTTGGGCTTTCTGACACTGAACTCGCAAGAGATCTTCCAAATCCCCAGCATGTACGCAGGCATTGTTTTGCTGGCGCTTTTAGGGCTGGCTCTGAACTATGTACTGGCCTTGCTAGAAAAGCGACTAACGCGCTGGCGCAGTGGGCTGGAGTTCCATGAGTAA
- a CDS encoding acyl-CoA dehydrogenase family protein: MFSSHFNDALSALAKTAAQRDRQGGHAAKEKALLRDAGLLRLAIPAKHGGDERSWPDIYRHVRALANVDSALAHVLAFHQLQVATVLIYGTSQQQCTWLRRTVDESGWWGNALNPRDARLQATPSPSQLSQDGYVLNGPKGFCSGTRGSHYLTVSARVNNHVQPVLGLLETAAPGISVKDDWNPMGQRQTDSGSVQFTQVKLPLSAVMRSEHAETTAFHTLRNCLAQLVLVNLFVGVAQGARNQARDYAIAHVKPWQGSGIENATDDPYLLRRMGEMQAQISGAALMADHAASLLQNAWQQGESLTAAGRAEVAVAVFEAKVMAHRCTLFATQEMFDVVGSRGTHADLGFDRFWRNVRTHTLHDPLDYKLQTLGRWAVHGEEPSAHNYN, translated from the coding sequence ATGTTCTCAAGTCATTTCAACGACGCCCTCAGCGCTCTAGCAAAAACTGCTGCCCAACGTGACCGCCAAGGCGGTCATGCCGCCAAAGAAAAAGCCTTGCTGCGTGATGCAGGCCTGCTGCGCTTGGCCATTCCCGCCAAGCATGGCGGCGATGAGCGCAGCTGGCCCGATATCTACCGCCATGTGCGCGCCTTGGCTAATGTGGATAGCGCACTGGCCCATGTGCTGGCGTTTCACCAGCTCCAAGTTGCCACGGTGCTGATCTATGGCACGTCCCAGCAGCAATGCACTTGGCTGCGCCGCACGGTGGACGAAAGCGGCTGGTGGGGCAATGCGCTCAACCCTCGTGATGCTCGGCTACAAGCCACGCCTTCACCCTCACAACTAAGCCAAGACGGCTATGTTTTGAATGGTCCCAAAGGATTTTGCTCTGGCACGCGTGGCTCGCATTACCTGACCGTTTCCGCACGAGTCAATAACCATGTACAGCCCGTTCTCGGCTTGCTCGAAACCGCCGCGCCGGGCATTTCCGTCAAAGACGATTGGAACCCCATGGGCCAGCGCCAAACCGATAGCGGATCGGTGCAGTTCACCCAGGTCAAACTGCCTTTAAGCGCTGTGATGCGCAGCGAGCATGCCGAAACCACGGCCTTTCACACGCTGCGCAATTGCTTGGCGCAACTGGTGCTGGTGAACCTGTTTGTGGGCGTGGCTCAAGGTGCCCGCAATCAGGCCCGCGACTATGCAATCGCCCATGTCAAACCATGGCAGGGCTCTGGAATTGAAAATGCGACCGATGACCCCTATCTGCTGCGCCGCATGGGCGAGATGCAGGCCCAAATTTCAGGCGCAGCGCTGATGGCAGACCATGCCGCCAGCCTGCTGCAAAACGCTTGGCAGCAGGGCGAAAGCTTGACCGCAGCAGGCCGCGCAGAAGTGGCCGTCGCAGTCTTTGAAGCCAAGGTCATGGCGCACCGCTGCACGCTGTTTGCGACGCAAGAAATGTTCGACGTTGTTGGCTCGCGTGGAACACATGCAGACCTCGGCTTTGACCGCTTCTGGCGCAATGTGCGCACCCATACTCTGCACGACCCGTTGGACTACAAGTTGCAAACGCTAGGCCGCTGGGCCGTGCATGGGGAAGAGCCTTCAGCGCACAATTACAACTGA
- a CDS encoding SGNH/GDSL hydrolase family protein, with amino-acid sequence MTSKFKLLAMMLAAAGLMSACGGGSDEPPAPTPAPALAIKSVKVVGDSLSDSGTLGFKFTVQGNDADGKPYKVWAERIAAQYKIDLCPHYRSGSAAMTGYTEDAACTNYAIGGAKINPVDDKSGNVIATPTSIIKQLKDAAAAGVTADDLLLVAGGSNDAATLVEYFVLRGSNAQPFKLLLASAIDAPTLDALFAQGEKGQIEAGALYMQNVAKLLAASLKAQWLDKGAKRVAILNVPAITMTPQFKAVLKQIETNAGPEMAATLAQVFNGWVQAFNTALAEAVKGETSVELVNFYDSFKDQVSNPGKYGYANTTLPVCSVLGVGADIYNCAASQLATNAPAGATGADWWKSYMFSNAFHPTPYGHEQMSVIMKAALQKKGWLP; translated from the coding sequence ATGACCAGCAAATTCAAACTTTTGGCAATGATGTTGGCCGCAGCAGGTCTGATGTCCGCTTGTGGCGGCGGATCTGATGAGCCTCCAGCACCTACCCCTGCACCTGCTTTAGCCATCAAGTCTGTGAAAGTCGTGGGCGACAGCCTCTCAGACAGCGGCACGCTGGGCTTTAAATTCACGGTGCAAGGCAATGATGCCGATGGCAAGCCCTACAAGGTCTGGGCTGAGCGCATTGCTGCCCAGTACAAGATCGATCTGTGCCCGCATTACCGCAGTGGCTCTGCAGCCATGACGGGTTATACCGAAGATGCGGCTTGTACCAACTACGCCATTGGCGGCGCGAAGATTAATCCGGTAGATGACAAAAGCGGCAATGTGATTGCCACGCCCACATCCATCATCAAGCAGCTCAAGGATGCAGCCGCGGCGGGCGTCACGGCTGATGATTTACTGCTGGTAGCCGGTGGCTCCAACGATGCAGCCACACTGGTGGAATACTTTGTGCTCAGGGGCAGCAACGCTCAGCCCTTTAAGTTGCTTTTGGCCTCGGCCATCGATGCACCGACCTTGGATGCCCTGTTCGCGCAAGGCGAAAAAGGCCAGATTGAGGCGGGCGCACTGTATATGCAAAACGTGGCCAAGCTGCTGGCAGCATCGCTCAAGGCTCAATGGCTGGACAAGGGTGCCAAGCGCGTGGCGATATTGAACGTGCCAGCCATCACGATGACCCCGCAATTTAAAGCGGTCTTAAAGCAGATTGAAACCAATGCAGGGCCAGAAATGGCCGCCACGCTCGCTCAGGTGTTTAATGGCTGGGTGCAGGCCTTTAACACCGCGCTGGCTGAGGCCGTCAAGGGCGAAACCAGTGTGGAGTTGGTGAACTTCTACGATTCCTTTAAGGATCAGGTCAGCAACCCTGGTAAATATGGCTATGCCAATACAACGCTGCCTGTGTGCTCGGTGCTGGGCGTGGGCGCAGACATCTACAACTGTGCTGCCAGCCAGCTTGCGACGAATGCTCCTGCTGGTGCAACCGGTGCCGACTGGTGGAAGAGCTATATGTTCTCCAACGCCTTCCACCCCACGCCATACGGCCATGAGCAAATGAGCGTCATCATGAAAGCTGCACTGCAAAAAAAGGGTTGGCTGCCTTGA
- the dacB gene encoding D-alanyl-D-alanine carboxypeptidase/D-alanyl-D-alanine-endopeptidase encodes MLLTPTFLRKTLAALGAPLLALLAQTSYGQAQPTDTRIPAAVEAALQRAKIPREAVSLLVMNVDGKTAPSLAWRTQQPMNPASVMKLVTTYAALDQLGPAYVWRTPVYLGGPVVDGALRGNLYIQGQGDPKLVVERLWLMLRRLQGMGIKVIVGDIVLDRSAFQLPAHDAAGFDNEPWRPYNASPDALLINYKAVAVNIAPDVGAGVARIQYDPPMFGMDNQQTLGLAAPNADCGDWRSKMQLDMAKPQRIAFNGSYPASCGDKSWSIAPAQPERFAAKAMEGMWRELGGKLTGSVRDGSVPQGLQSALQLESPALSEVVRDVNKYSNNIMAQHVLLTLGMQRTGATNFDLARQSLAQWWTARLGNVEQPVVDNGAGLSRNASITANGLGRMLQSAWASPVMPEFVSSMPIVGVDGTLRRSRSKFAGAAHLKTGSLRDSTALAGYVDGVSGQRYVLVAMANHANAAAARAAWDALVDWTAAQ; translated from the coding sequence ATGCTGCTGACCCCCACCTTTCTTCGCAAGACCCTCGCTGCGCTGGGCGCTCCTTTGCTGGCGCTGCTGGCTCAGACCTCTTACGGCCAAGCACAGCCTACTGATACGCGCATTCCCGCAGCGGTTGAAGCTGCTTTGCAGCGCGCCAAAATTCCGCGCGAAGCCGTGTCTTTGCTGGTCATGAATGTGGATGGCAAAACCGCGCCCAGCTTGGCCTGGCGCACGCAGCAGCCCATGAACCCGGCATCCGTCATGAAGCTGGTGACCACCTATGCGGCGCTTGACCAGCTTGGCCCCGCCTATGTGTGGCGCACGCCCGTATATTTGGGCGGGCCGGTGGTCGATGGCGCGTTGCGCGGCAATCTCTACATTCAGGGGCAGGGGGACCCCAAACTGGTGGTGGAGCGCCTGTGGCTGATGCTGCGCCGCCTGCAAGGCATGGGCATCAAAGTCATCGTGGGCGATATCGTGCTGGACCGCAGTGCCTTCCAGCTCCCTGCGCACGATGCGGCCGGTTTTGACAATGAGCCTTGGCGCCCCTACAACGCATCGCCCGATGCGCTGCTGATTAATTACAAAGCGGTGGCCGTGAATATTGCTCCTGATGTAGGAGCTGGCGTTGCCCGTATTCAATACGATCCACCCATGTTTGGCATGGATAACCAGCAAACACTTGGACTTGCTGCTCCTAATGCTGATTGCGGCGACTGGCGCAGCAAGATGCAGCTGGACATGGCCAAGCCGCAGCGCATCGCCTTCAATGGCAGCTACCCGGCTAGTTGCGGCGACAAGAGTTGGTCTATCGCCCCGGCGCAGCCCGAGCGTTTTGCGGCCAAAGCGATGGAAGGCATGTGGCGCGAGCTGGGCGGCAAGCTCACCGGCAGCGTGCGTGATGGCAGCGTGCCGCAAGGCCTGCAAAGCGCGTTGCAGCTGGAGTCGCCCGCGCTGTCAGAAGTGGTGCGCGACGTCAACAAATACAGCAACAACATCATGGCCCAGCATGTGTTGCTCACTTTAGGCATGCAGCGCACCGGGGCGACTAATTTTGATTTAGCCCGCCAGTCGCTGGCGCAATGGTGGACGGCACGGCTTGGCAATGTTGAGCAGCCTGTGGTGGACAACGGGGCCGGCCTGAGCCGCAACGCCAGCATTACCGCCAACGGTTTGGGCCGCATGTTGCAAAGCGCATGGGCGTCCCCGGTGATGCCGGAGTTTGTGTCCTCCATGCCCATCGTCGGCGTGGATGGAACCCTGCGCCGCAGCCGCAGCAAATTTGCGGGCGCGGCGCACTTGAAGACAGGCTCTTTGCGTGATTCGACCGCTTTGGCGGGCTATGTCGATGGCGTCAGCGGCCAGCGCTATGTGCTGGTGGCAATGGCCAATCACGCCAATGCCGCAGCCGCCCGCGCCGCATGGGATGCGCTGGTGGACTGGACTGCAGCGCAGTAA